The proteins below are encoded in one region of Pseudomonas anguilliseptica:
- a CDS encoding OB-fold-containig protein — protein sequence MELFIQTALSFPVVLLSFALCVAILYWLVAAMGIVDVDLLDIEVDSALENHSLQPEGLAGLLLKLGLNGVPVTLVLTLLFFFAWFLCYFAELFLLRFLPLGILRYPLGLLVIAAALIAVVPLVSLLVRPLRPLFLKLEATTSKSVLGQVAIVRSGRVTAAQGEATLEDGGAGLILRVRADETHGLKRGDRVVLLEYLEVEHAYRVITEDEFKGI from the coding sequence ATGGAGCTATTCATACAGACCGCGCTGTCATTTCCCGTAGTGCTGCTCAGCTTTGCACTCTGCGTGGCGATTCTGTATTGGCTGGTCGCTGCCATGGGGATTGTCGATGTCGATCTGCTGGATATCGAAGTCGACTCGGCACTGGAAAACCATTCGCTGCAACCTGAAGGTTTGGCCGGCCTGTTACTCAAACTGGGCCTGAACGGCGTGCCGGTGACGCTGGTTCTCACCTTGCTGTTCTTTTTCGCCTGGTTCCTCTGCTATTTCGCTGAGCTGTTTTTGTTGCGCTTTCTGCCTTTGGGCATTTTGCGTTACCCCTTGGGTTTGCTGGTGATCGCCGCTGCGCTGATTGCCGTGGTGCCCTTAGTGAGCCTGTTGGTGCGTCCGTTGCGCCCGCTGTTTCTCAAGCTGGAAGCCACCACCAGCAAGTCCGTGCTTGGGCAGGTGGCCATCGTGCGCAGTGGGCGAGTAACTGCAGCTCAGGGTGAGGCGACGCTTGAGGATGGTGGTGCTGGACTGATTCTGCGTGTACGCGCCGATGAGACACATGGCTTAAAGCGTGGCGATCGCGTGGTATTGCTGGAGTACCTGGAGGTCGAACACGCCTATCGGGTGATTACCGAAGACGAGTTCAAGGGCATCTAG
- a CDS encoding flotillin family protein, translated as MSLELLMPFLTGLGLFFLVVFGFFVLFKAFYIKVPQGTALIVNDMSSTPKVHFTGALVYPVINLKEFMKISLITLEVDRRAKDGLICKDNMRADITVAFYLRVNETQQDVLKVAKAIGVERASDRSAVNELFNAKFSEALKTVGKQFDFVQLFENRQDFRDRIVEVIGNDLNGYVLEDVAIDYLEQTSKASLDPSNILDAEGIRKITQLTAAQNVITNDLERNEELAIKKNVETREATLALERQQADAEARQKREIETIRAREEAETLKVKEEERLKAEQARITTQQELDIRAENHQREVEVAQQNRQRAVVIEVEKVTRAKDLEIVSREREVELQRIEKEKALEVERKNIAGVIRERVAVEKTVAQEEERIKEVREVSEADRAKQVMVLNAQAEAEQELVRQVKQAEADETRSQHKAVEINNLALAELEAAAKQAEAKKKMAEGIEAERAAPGLADARVREVTAAAKEKEGLAEARVQAEQLIAEAKGEQEKGLAEARVTEAKAAAKEKDGLADAKVLEEKLGAQARGEEQLGAAKAKATQDLGMAEAHVLLERLNAEAEGLGKKFGALDALSDSARQHEEFRMQLEKNFEEAMAAMAAIAANKDIAKDQAEVLSTALAKAKIEIVGGEGDFFNSFAKSLSVGKAIEGVVGKSPVVQDVLARLLNGRVGESKTPAAVDSSES; from the coding sequence ATGAGCCTCGAGCTGCTAATGCCTTTTCTGACCGGTTTAGGTCTGTTCTTTCTGGTTGTTTTTGGCTTTTTCGTCCTGTTCAAAGCCTTCTATATCAAAGTGCCGCAAGGTACCGCGCTGATCGTCAACGACATGTCTTCGACGCCCAAGGTGCATTTCACCGGTGCCTTGGTGTACCCGGTGATCAACCTCAAGGAGTTCATGAAGATCTCCCTGATCACCCTGGAAGTGGACCGTCGCGCCAAGGATGGGTTGATCTGCAAGGACAATATGCGTGCCGATATCACCGTGGCCTTCTATCTGCGGGTTAATGAAACCCAGCAGGACGTGCTCAAGGTGGCCAAGGCCATCGGAGTAGAGCGTGCTTCTGACCGCAGTGCGGTCAACGAGCTGTTTAACGCCAAGTTCTCCGAAGCACTGAAAACCGTCGGCAAGCAGTTCGACTTCGTCCAGCTGTTCGAGAATCGCCAGGACTTCCGTGACCGTATCGTCGAAGTGATCGGCAACGACCTTAACGGCTATGTGCTGGAAGATGTGGCCATTGATTACCTGGAGCAGACCTCCAAGGCGTCGCTCGACCCGAGCAATATTCTTGATGCCGAGGGTATCCGCAAGATCACTCAGCTGACTGCTGCGCAGAACGTCATCACCAATGACCTGGAGCGCAATGAAGAGCTGGCGATCAAGAAGAATGTGGAAACCCGCGAGGCGACCTTGGCTCTCGAGCGTCAGCAGGCTGATGCCGAGGCGCGGCAGAAGCGCGAGATCGAAACCATCCGCGCCCGCGAAGAAGCCGAGACCCTCAAGGTCAAGGAAGAAGAGCGCTTGAAAGCCGAGCAGGCGCGCATCACTACCCAGCAGGAGCTGGATATCCGCGCCGAGAACCATCAGCGCGAGGTTGAAGTGGCGCAGCAGAATCGCCAGCGTGCGGTGGTGATCGAGGTAGAAAAAGTCACCCGGGCCAAGGACCTGGAAATCGTTTCCCGTGAGCGCGAAGTCGAGCTGCAGCGCATCGAGAAAGAAAAAGCCCTGGAAGTCGAGCGCAAGAACATCGCCGGGGTGATCCGTGAGCGCGTGGCGGTCGAGAAGACTGTGGCTCAGGAAGAGGAGCGCATCAAGGAAGTGCGTGAAGTATCCGAAGCGGATCGGGCCAAACAAGTCATGGTGCTCAACGCCCAGGCCGAAGCCGAGCAGGAGCTGGTGCGTCAGGTCAAGCAGGCCGAAGCCGACGAGACCCGCTCCCAGCACAAGGCCGTGGAAATCAACAATCTCGCTCTGGCCGAACTGGAAGCCGCCGCCAAGCAGGCCGAAGCCAAGAAGAAAATGGCCGAAGGTATTGAAGCTGAGCGCGCCGCCCCTGGTCTGGCCGATGCGCGGGTGCGTGAAGTCACCGCCGCAGCCAAGGAGAAGGAAGGCCTGGCCGAAGCCCGTGTGCAGGCTGAGCAACTGATTGCCGAAGCCAAGGGTGAGCAGGAAAAGGGCCTGGCCGAGGCACGGGTAACCGAAGCCAAAGCTGCCGCCAAGGAAAAAGACGGCCTGGCCGATGCCAAGGTGCTGGAAGAGAAACTCGGCGCCCAGGCGCGCGGCGAAGAGCAGCTCGGTGCGGCCAAGGCCAAAGCCACCCAGGATCTGGGTATGGCCGAAGCCCACGTGCTACTGGAGCGTCTGAATGCCGAGGCCGAAGGTCTGGGCAAGAAGTTCGGTGCGCTCGATGCGCTCAGCGACAGCGCTCGTCAGCACGAAGAATTCCGCATGCAGTTGGAGAAGAACTTCGAGGAAGCCATGGCCGCCATGGCCGCCATCGCGGCCAACAAGGACATCGCCAAGGATCAGGCCGAGGTGCTGTCCACCGCGCTGGCCAAGGCGAAGATCGAAATCGTCGGCGGCGAAGGCGACTTCTTCAACTCCTTCGCCAAGTCGCTGTCGGTGGGCAAGGCCATCGAAGGCGTGGTCGGCAAGAGCCCGGTGGTGCAGGACGTGTTGGCCCGCCTGCTCAACGGCCGCGTCGGCGAAAGCAAGACGCCAGCGGCTGTGGATAGCAGCGAGAGCTAA